The following proteins are encoded in a genomic region of Alphaproteobacteria bacterium:
- a CDS encoding M48 family metalloprotease: MAQQRGRILFAIVALIALLLPPLPAWAQQAPQLSYIRDAEIEYDIRTMVTPLMRAASLDPDAVNFVLIQDNNVNAFVAGGMNLFIYTGLLQYTDNPSQLVGVIAHELGHIAGGHLVRGTEAMRNASTGAILGMIAGLAAGILSKNAQAGMGALGGAQELAARNFFSFSRAQEGTADAAGMHFLDDAGFSSRGMLEFMRKLKGQEYMPNDRQEEFVRTHPLTQDRVNAIAEHVEHSPLTSKKLPAEYDDMHARIKAKLLGFLQPENALLRFTDRDPRLTARYARAIALYRTNRLDKALALTDTLIREEPDNPFFHELRGQMLYENSRIPESIAAYRRSVTLLPASALLQAAFGNALLQSNAAADLDESVTHLQESVRIEPHTPSTWRSLATAWGRKAEIGGDKIYRGMATYALAEEALAHDAPDEAQKTGGTSIQIAAAELALLGAGAGYPLG; encoded by the coding sequence ATGGCGCAACAACGCGGCCGGATTCTATTCGCTATCGTCGCGCTCATTGCCCTGCTTCTTCCCCCCTTGCCCGCCTGGGCCCAGCAAGCGCCGCAGCTTTCCTACATCCGCGACGCCGAGATCGAATACGATATACGGACGATGGTGACGCCGCTGATGCGGGCGGCCTCGCTCGATCCCGACGCGGTCAATTTTGTTTTGATCCAAGATAACAACGTCAATGCCTTCGTCGCGGGCGGGATGAATCTGTTCATCTATACCGGACTTTTGCAATACACGGATAATCCCAGCCAATTGGTCGGCGTCATCGCGCACGAGCTTGGCCATATCGCCGGAGGGCATCTGGTGCGCGGCACCGAGGCGATGCGTAACGCTTCCACCGGCGCTATTTTGGGGATGATCGCCGGATTGGCCGCCGGGATTCTATCCAAAAACGCCCAGGCGGGCATGGGGGCGCTGGGCGGCGCGCAGGAGCTTGCGGCCCGCAACTTCTTCAGCTTCAGCCGGGCGCAGGAAGGCACCGCCGACGCCGCCGGAATGCACTTCCTCGACGATGCCGGATTTTCATCGCGAGGCATGCTCGAATTCATGAGAAAGCTGAAAGGCCAAGAATACATGCCGAACGACCGGCAGGAAGAATTCGTCCGCACCCACCCTTTGACTCAGGACAGGGTCAATGCCATCGCGGAACATGTCGAGCATTCGCCGCTGACGAGCAAGAAGCTGCCCGCCGAATATGACGACATGCATGCGCGGATCAAGGCAAAGCTGCTGGGATTTCTTCAGCCGGAGAACGCGCTTTTGCGCTTCACCGACCGCGATCCGCGCCTGACCGCCCGCTATGCCCGCGCCATCGCCCTCTATCGCACCAACCGGCTGGACAAAGCCCTGGCGCTTACCGACACCCTGATCCGGGAAGAACCGGACAATCCATTCTTCCATGAGTTGCGCGGCCAGATGCTTTACGAAAACAGCCGGATTCCGGAATCGATCGCGGCCTATAGGCGTTCCGTCACGCTGCTTCCCGCTTCGGCCCTGCTGCAAGCGGCCTTCGGTAACGCTTTATTGCAAAGCAACGCGGCGGCGGACCTCGATGAATCGGTGACTCACTTGCAGGAATCGGTGCGGATCGAACCGCATACGCCTTCCACATGGCGTTCGCTTGCGACGGCATGGGGACGCAAAGCGGAAATCGGCGGCGACAAGATTTATCGCGGCATGGCAACCTATGCGCTAGCCGAAGAGGCTTTGGCTCACGATGCGCCGGACGAAGCGCAAAAAACTGGCGGAACAAGCATCCAAATTGCTGCCGCCGAGCTCGCCTTACTGGGTGCGGGCGCAGGATATCCGCTTGGCTAA